In one Brienomyrus brachyistius isolate T26 chromosome 7, BBRACH_0.4, whole genome shotgun sequence genomic region, the following are encoded:
- the znf366 gene encoding zinc finger protein 366 has protein sequence METDIAKAVQERGPFGGNVKAVRPCLKPLSFSCKPRAFAPLEDPLSRGFPQFSPPVLLGYDRLQPPPEGGSWMHKMASFKRKPQDIKSSDKLLEGRRALGVDLPHHAPYPLLQPSPGPLSKFSPQMIDLNRFKFYRNLGRFDPKRVKQEPVSSDGMWPPSHVIMPSPSPFFPALHSGLIPYPFLIPGPAMHLPPHSFYQREPLGGHHRGMPGNQGGATGVEKLGLNVHVDDSYYVDVGGEQKRWKCRMCEKSYTSKYNLVTHILGHSGIKPHCCSLCGKLFKQLSHLHTHMLTHQGTRPHKCQVCHKAFTQTSHLKRHMMQHSDVKPYSCGVCARGFAYPSELRAHEMKHEKGQENVCVECGLDFPTLAQLKRHLTTHRGPTQYSCTECQKTFQYPSQLQNHMMKHKDIRPYICTECGMEFIQSHHLKQHTLTHKGVKEHKCRICGREFTLLANMKRHVLIHTNIRAYQCHLCFKSFVQKQTLKAHMIVHSDVKPYKCKLCGKEFNRMHNLMGHMHLHSDSKPFKCLYCSSKFTLKGNLTRHMKVKHGIMERGAHGWGFKERGRIHLPADLSIISQFSQEEPFDLSKKSDGKFRLSQSDGDSVQGSLCQEEDEDSLYRMSQYSPEDYHPSNPALDSEEVFFDGKSPDESPDQQEADDGEGGEELSREPMKMETCENKMYRLCGEKH, from the exons CTGTCATTTTCCTGTAAACCCCGGGCTTTTGCCCCTCTAGAGGATCCTCTCAGCAGGGGCTTCCCTCAATTCAGCCCCCCAGTCCTGCTAGGTTATGATCGCCTCCAGCCCCCACCAGAGGGAGGCTCCTGGATGCACAAGATGGCGTCTTTCAAACGGAAACCCCAGGACATCAAAAGCTCCGACAAGCTGCTGGAGGGGCGAAGAGCACTGGGCGTGGACCTCCCGCACCACGCCCCATACCCCCTCCTCCAGCCCAGTCCTGGTCCGCTATCCAAGTTCAGCCCTCAGATGATTGACTTGAACCGATTCAAGTTCTACAGAAACCTGGGAAGGTTTGATCCTAAGAGAGTGAAGCAGGAACCAGTTAGCTCAGATGGAATGTGGCCTCCTTCCCATGTCATAATGCCCTCTCCATCTCCGTTCTTCCCAGCCTTACACTCTGGCTTGATTCCCTACCCTTTCCTCATACCAGGCCCTGCCATGCATCTCCCTCCACACAGCTTTTACCAACGGGAGCCCTTGGGAGGCCACCACAGAGGGATGCCTGGAAATCAGGGTGGGGCCACCGGTGTGGAGAAGCTAGGGCTGAACGTCCACGTGGATGACAGCTACTACGTGGACGTAGGCGGCGAGCAGAAGCGTTGGAAATGCCGCATGTGCGAGAAGTCCTACACTTCGAAGTACAACCTGGTCACCCACATCCTGGGCCACAGCGGCATCAAGccgcactgctgcagcctgtgcggAAAGCTCTTCAAGCAGCTGAgccacctgcacacacacatgctcacgcACCAGGGCACCCGGCCACACAAGTGCCAGGTGTGCCACAAGGCCTTCACACAGACCAGCCACCTGAAGCGGCACATGATGCAGCACAGCGACGTCAAGCCGTACAGCTGCGGAGTGTGCGCACGGGGCTTCGCCTACCCCAGCGAGCTGCGGGCGCACGAGATGAAACACGAGAAAGGGCAGGagaacgtgtgtgtggagtgcgGCCTGGACTTCCCCACGCTGGCCCAGCTGAAGAGGCACCTCACAACCCATCGGGGCCCAACACAGTACAGCTGTACCGAGTGCCAGAAAACGTTCCAATACCCCAGCCAGCTACAGAACCACATGATGAAGCACAAGGATATCAGACCATACATCTGCACTGAATGTGGCATGGAGTTCATCCAGTCCCACCATCTGAAACAACACACTCTTACTCACAAG GGGGTTAAGGAGCACAAGTGTCGGATTTGTGGACGCGAGTTCACCCTGTTGGCAAACATGAAGCGCCACGTCCTGATCCACACCAACATCCGCGCCTACCAGTGTCACCTGTGCTTCAAGAGCTTCGTGCAGAAACAGACCCTCAAGGCCCATATGATCGTCCACTCAGACGTGAAACCCTACAAATGCAAG CTCTGTGGGAAGGAGTTTAATAGGATGCACAATCTGATGGGCCACATGCACCTGCACTCCGACAGCAAGCCCTTCAAGTGCCTGTACTGCTCCAGCAAATTCACCTTGAAAGGGAACCTGACGAGACACATGAAGGTCAAGCATGGCATCATGGAAAGAGGAGCCCATGGATGGG GTTTCAAAGAGAGGGGGAGGATTCATCTGCCCGCAGACTTAAGCATCATCAGCCAATTCAGCCAGGAGGAGCCTTTCGACCTCTCTAAGAAGAGCGATGGGAAATTCCGACTCTCCCAGTCAGATGGGGACAGCGTCCAGGGTAGCTTGTGCCAGGAGGAAGATGAGGACAGTCTCTACAGGATGAGCCAGTACAGCCCAGAGGATTACCACCCCAGCAATCCTGCGTTAGATTCTGAGGAGGTCTTTTTTGATGGCAAGAGCCCCGATGAATCCCCAGATCAACAAGAGGCAGACGATGGCGAAGGTGGGGAAGAACTGAGCAGGGAGCCCATGAAAATGGAAACctgtgaaaataaaatgtaccgGCTATGTGGGGAAAAGCATTAA